The Borreliella andersonii genome has a segment encoding these proteins:
- a CDS encoding 50S ribosomal protein L25/general stress protein Ctc, with protein sequence MENSRILSCQYRSSFGSSNARRIRAKREIPAVVYGQGSDVSYVRIKSSEFNKKFAKFTDNTVLILDDGKLERCVFVKDVAENIASKLIYHIDFYEVDRNVELEKYVPIRFVGASVGVKEGGILTVLKEQVKVRSLPLDLPEFIELDLTPVNKGDSVLLKDLLLPSNVVRLAENDDNLEVIIIK encoded by the coding sequence GTGGAAAATAGCAGGATTTTAAGTTGCCAATATAGATCAAGTTTTGGATCTTCTAATGCTCGAAGAATAAGAGCTAAGCGTGAAATACCAGCTGTTGTTTATGGGCAAGGCAGTGATGTTTCATACGTGAGAATTAAGAGTAGTGAGTTTAATAAGAAGTTTGCAAAATTTACGGATAATACTGTTTTAATATTAGATGATGGCAAGCTTGAAAGATGCGTTTTTGTTAAAGATGTTGCAGAAAATATTGCCAGTAAACTCATTTATCATATTGATTTTTACGAAGTAGATAGGAATGTTGAGCTTGAAAAATATGTTCCTATTAGGTTTGTTGGAGCTTCTGTTGGGGTTAAAGAGGGTGGAATTTTGACTGTCTTAAAAGAGCAGGTTAAGGTAAGGTCTTTGCCCTTGGATTTGCCAGAGTTTATAGAGCTTGATTTAACCCCTGTTAATAAAGGGGATAGCGTTCTTCTTAAAGATCTTTTGTTACCTTCTAATGTTGTTAGGCTTGCAGAAAATGACGATAATTTGGAAGTTATTATTATAAAGTGA
- the pth gene encoding aminoacyl-tRNA hydrolase, with protein MGLLILGLGNPGLEFSLTRHNVGFSLLDKIVSKNGLFLKRKKKYEYSELKMISRRVVLVKPLTYMNLSGSLFPSIFSDFYMCIKNLLVVLDNVDLPLGRCRLKERGGVSTHNGLRSISSVLGSSNYSRLYIGVGSNVMCDIKSFVLSRFCKDEIDRLEKLYDFLSDELIDISEANFKDKVQKINSSNF; from the coding sequence ATGGGGTTGTTGATACTTGGATTAGGAAACCCTGGATTAGAATTTTCTTTAACTAGGCATAATGTTGGTTTTTCTCTTTTGGATAAAATTGTTTCTAAAAACGGTCTTTTTTTAAAAAGAAAAAAAAAGTATGAATATTCAGAATTAAAAATGATTTCTAGAAGAGTAGTTTTAGTTAAGCCATTGACTTATATGAATCTAAGCGGGTCTTTATTTCCTTCAATATTTTCTGATTTTTATATGTGTATAAAGAATTTATTAGTGGTTCTTGATAATGTTGATCTTCCTTTGGGAAGGTGCAGGCTTAAAGAGCGAGGTGGTGTATCTACTCATAATGGTCTTAGGTCAATTTCAAGTGTTCTTGGAAGCTCTAACTACAGTAGACTTTATATTGGGGTTGGAAGCAATGTTATGTGTGATATAAAGAGTTTTGTACTTTCTAGATTTTGCAAGGATGAAATAGATAGGCTTGAAAAATTGTATGATTTTTTAAGCGATGAACTGATTGATATTAGCGAAGCAAATTTTAAAGATAAGGTTCAAAAAATCAATTCTAGTAATTTTTGA
- the tilS gene encoding tRNA lysidine(34) synthetase TilS produces MHFLDDNIQIKIDKFYKKNSLNKNRVIVAFSGGADSTALLLNLKYYLSNNVIAFYFAHFIRSDNEQNQEIEHVKGFCDFYNIALQIRKCDIDIKSESVRLGVSIEELARKFRYTALENALRENGANYIALAHNENDQIETIIMRFFQGSFLDGLSGIPSVNRNIIRPLLEVSRLEIEKFLSLNNIEFFVDSTNAQNLYLRNRVRNNLLPAIKKVFKGYEKCLKRISEFSKEFVDYFEKDEFFPVEKGKYYYSFDLKTFLDFPKYLVFRLIFKILNSEGIVAKLSYKTLNEAFKVEINKKKNNVLLKTNEFFLEKRHNKINLIFKRDEKFYKPFDFILEVGKWYSLSLGKILLKYLECNSASVLRLKCCSYEFRYKFFKDRLKAKKFFSKFIRCNPVYLMLLALDSRLIGIIDLNTLNLVWSEKSILKKISISLIGGLLKE; encoded by the coding sequence ATGCATTTTTTAGACGATAATATACAAATTAAAATAGATAAATTTTATAAAAAAAATTCTTTGAATAAAAATCGGGTTATTGTTGCTTTTTCTGGTGGAGCTGATTCTACAGCTTTATTATTGAATTTAAAATATTACTTGAGCAATAATGTTATTGCATTTTATTTTGCGCATTTTATTAGATCTGATAATGAGCAAAATCAGGAAATAGAGCATGTAAAGGGGTTTTGTGATTTTTACAATATTGCTTTACAAATTAGAAAATGTGATATAGATATAAAAAGTGAATCAGTTAGGTTAGGAGTATCTATTGAAGAGCTTGCAAGGAAATTTAGATATACTGCTTTAGAAAATGCTCTTAGAGAAAATGGTGCAAATTATATTGCACTTGCTCATAACGAAAACGATCAAATTGAGACAATAATTATGAGATTTTTTCAAGGATCTTTTTTGGATGGGCTTTCAGGTATTCCTAGTGTCAATAGAAACATTATAAGGCCTTTACTTGAGGTTTCAAGATTGGAAATTGAAAAATTTTTATCTTTGAATAATATTGAGTTTTTTGTTGATAGTACAAATGCTCAAAATTTATATCTAAGAAATAGAGTTAGAAATAATTTACTACCTGCTATAAAAAAGGTTTTTAAAGGATATGAAAAATGTCTTAAAAGAATATCTGAATTTTCAAAGGAATTTGTGGATTATTTTGAAAAAGATGAATTTTTTCCTGTTGAGAAAGGCAAATATTATTATTCTTTTGACTTGAAAACTTTTTTAGATTTTCCTAAGTATTTGGTGTTTAGATTGATTTTTAAAATTTTAAATTCAGAAGGAATTGTAGCTAAACTTTCCTATAAAACCCTTAATGAAGCGTTTAAGGTAGAGATTAATAAAAAGAAAAATAATGTTTTGTTAAAAACCAATGAATTTTTTTTAGAAAAAAGGCATAATAAAATTAATTTAATTTTCAAAAGGGATGAAAAATTTTACAAGCCTTTTGATTTTATTTTGGAAGTTGGTAAATGGTATAGTTTATCTTTGGGTAAGATTTTGCTAAAATATTTAGAGTGCAATTCAGCTTCTGTATTAAGATTAAAATGTTGTTCTTATGAGTTTAGGTATAAGTTTTTTAAGGATAGATTGAAAGCTAAAAAATTTTTTTCTAAGTTTATAAGGTGTAATCCGGTTTATTTAATGTTGTTGGCATTAGATAGCAGGTTAATTGGAATTATTGATTTAAATACTTTAAACTTAGTATGGAGTGAAAAAAGTATTCTTAAAAAAATTAGTATATCTTTGATTGGAGGGCTTTTAAAGGAATGA
- the ftsH gene encoding ATP-dependent zinc metalloprotease FtsH, producing the protein MNGNNNMNNNGKSNNKKKNKNWILGLVVVFLISAIFMSYFIRGGESYKNVPYSTFQSYLDNGLVESVVIIDKNLIQFVVKGSNFAKSYFSTSIPYLDINLLSELKNKKVELSSGKSQASLIGVLLQTLPWILFFIFFFFIFRQTQGGGGKVFTFGKSNAQKYEAGKNKITFKDVAGQEEVKQELHEVVEFLKNPKKFEKIGARIPKGVLLVGSPGTGKTLLAKAVAGEAGVSFFHMSGSDFVEMFVGVGASRVRDLFDNARKNSPCIIFIDELDAVGRSRGAGLGGGHDEREQTLNQLLVEMDGFGTHTNVIVMAATNRPDVLDSALLRPGRFDRQVTVSLPDIKEREAILNIHSAKTKLSKDINLQVIARATPGASGADLANLINEGALIAARNNQDEILMKDMEEARDKILMGVAKKSMTITDRQKLETAYHEAGHALLHYYLEHADPLHKVTIIPRGRALGVAFSLPREDRLSINKHQILDKIKICYGGYASEQINLGVTTAGVQNDLMQATSLAKKMVTEWGMGEEVGPIFLVDDEAPIFLPKEFSKAKAYSENTADKVDREVKRILEECLKEASDILLKHKDQLVKLAKELVLKETLTDKEVRELLGFEANKDEYDLFSSEDSTAKEVKEEDIKG; encoded by the coding sequence ATGAATGGCAATAACAATATGAATAATAATGGAAAATCTAATAACAAAAAGAAGAATAAAAATTGGATTTTAGGACTTGTTGTCGTTTTTCTAATTTCAGCAATATTTATGTCATATTTTATAAGGGGAGGGGAAAGCTATAAAAATGTTCCTTATAGCACTTTTCAGAGCTATTTAGACAATGGTTTAGTTGAGTCTGTAGTAATAATTGATAAAAATTTGATTCAATTTGTTGTCAAGGGGTCTAACTTTGCAAAGTCTTATTTTTCTACCAGTATTCCTTATCTTGATATAAATCTACTTTCAGAACTAAAAAATAAAAAAGTTGAGCTTAGCTCAGGGAAAAGTCAAGCTTCTCTGATTGGGGTTTTATTGCAAACTTTGCCATGGATTTTATTTTTTATTTTCTTTTTCTTTATATTTCGTCAAACTCAAGGTGGTGGTGGAAAGGTTTTTACATTTGGGAAAAGTAATGCTCAAAAGTATGAAGCTGGAAAGAATAAAATTACTTTTAAAGATGTGGCTGGTCAAGAAGAGGTTAAGCAAGAGCTTCACGAAGTTGTTGAATTTCTTAAAAATCCAAAAAAATTTGAAAAAATAGGTGCAAGAATTCCCAAAGGAGTGCTTTTAGTTGGCTCTCCGGGTACTGGTAAAACTTTGCTTGCCAAAGCCGTTGCTGGTGAGGCTGGGGTTAGTTTTTTTCACATGTCAGGTTCAGATTTTGTTGAGATGTTTGTTGGGGTTGGAGCAAGTCGTGTTAGAGATTTATTTGATAATGCTAGGAAAAATTCTCCATGTATTATTTTTATTGATGAGCTTGATGCTGTTGGTCGAAGTCGTGGTGCAGGGCTTGGGGGTGGTCATGATGAAAGAGAGCAAACTCTTAATCAGCTGTTGGTTGAAATGGATGGATTTGGAACGCATACTAATGTAATTGTTATGGCTGCTACAAATCGTCCAGATGTTCTTGACTCTGCTTTGCTTAGGCCTGGACGATTTGACAGACAAGTAACAGTTTCTTTGCCTGATATTAAGGAAAGAGAGGCAATATTGAATATCCATTCTGCAAAGACAAAGCTTTCAAAAGATATTAATTTGCAAGTAATAGCAAGAGCTACTCCTGGAGCTAGTGGTGCTGATCTTGCAAATTTAATTAATGAGGGAGCTTTAATAGCTGCAAGGAATAACCAGGATGAAATTTTAATGAAGGATATGGAAGAGGCCAGAGATAAAATATTGATGGGAGTTGCAAAAAAATCCATGACTATTACTGATAGGCAAAAGCTTGAAACAGCTTATCATGAGGCAGGGCACGCTTTGCTTCACTATTATCTTGAACATGCTGATCCACTTCACAAGGTTACCATTATTCCAAGGGGCAGGGCACTTGGTGTTGCATTTTCTCTTCCAAGAGAAGATAGGCTTTCAATAAACAAACATCAAATTCTTGATAAAATAAAGATATGTTATGGTGGTTATGCTAGCGAGCAAATAAATTTAGGTGTTACAACAGCGGGTGTTCAAAATGATTTAATGCAAGCTACTAGCTTGGCTAAAAAAATGGTTACGGAGTGGGGAATGGGTGAAGAAGTTGGACCAATATTTTTAGTAGACGACGAAGCGCCCATTTTTCTTCCGAAAGAATTTTCAAAGGCTAAGGCTTATTCCGAGAACACTGCCGATAAAGTTGACAGAGAGGTAAAAAGAATACTTGAAGAATGTTTAAAAGAGGCATCAGACATCCTTTTAAAGCATAAGGATCAACTTGTTAAGCTTGCAAAAGAACTTGTTTTGAAAGAAACTTTGACAGACAAAGAAGTGAGAGAGCTTTTGGGTTTTGAAGCTAATAAGGATGAATACGATTTATTTTCATCAGAAGATTCTACTGCAAAAGAAGTAAAGGAGGAAGATATAAAAGGTTAG
- a CDS encoding thymidine kinase, with protein MGFCLDFANKENTLNNIVSISHFDFKVKANLILVVGPMGSGKTEYAAKIYKDSLVVKKKSFKVLGNIIKGNRSRVNVFFIRNFLDKRRFQDYPENVIPYRDGGKDKIDEIGFASNSFDIENLIVSNPSCGTFIIDEACFYDERLIFVLNKISLNENILFILPTLLYNFRKESFNDTAKLLVEYSDKIYKLGAYCGHIDCMEESFFSYRYYFYNNKEIPAPYFDPLLIVGGDEEVESAIYPNYSTRCSVHHYLVGKEYFFSFLKPFALLYSQGDKKFLENEIVALSSDVENSNFVNSVESGKACEFRAEILRNILELPFLAERALITLFSEYSILSKDNFKDLVFKFSLNKDYINKIFFSKEGKEFF; from the coding sequence TTGGGCTTTTGTTTAGACTTTGCTAATAAGGAAAATACTTTAAATAACATTGTTTCTATTAGTCATTTTGATTTTAAAGTAAAAGCAAACTTGATTCTTGTAGTTGGACCTATGGGAAGCGGGAAAACAGAATATGCTGCAAAAATTTATAAAGATTCACTTGTTGTAAAAAAAAAATCTTTCAAGGTATTGGGTAATATTATTAAAGGAAATAGAAGCAGGGTTAATGTATTTTTTATTAGAAATTTTCTCGACAAGAGGAGGTTTCAAGATTATCCAGAAAACGTAATACCATATAGAGATGGTGGAAAAGATAAAATTGATGAGATTGGTTTTGCTAGCAATTCTTTTGATATTGAAAATTTAATAGTTTCTAATCCTAGTTGTGGCACTTTCATTATTGATGAAGCATGTTTTTATGACGAGCGTTTAATTTTTGTTTTAAATAAAATTTCATTAAATGAAAATATTTTATTTATATTGCCCACACTGCTTTATAATTTTAGAAAAGAATCTTTTAATGATACTGCTAAGCTTTTGGTAGAATATTCAGATAAGATTTATAAGCTTGGAGCTTATTGTGGGCACATTGATTGTATGGAAGAATCTTTTTTTTCGTATAGGTATTATTTTTACAACAATAAAGAAATTCCAGCTCCTTATTTTGATCCTTTGCTTATTGTTGGTGGCGATGAAGAGGTTGAATCTGCTATTTATCCAAATTACTCTACAAGATGTTCAGTGCACCATTATCTTGTAGGTAAGGAATATTTTTTTTCTTTTTTAAAGCCATTTGCTTTGCTATATTCACAAGGAGATAAAAAATTTCTTGAAAATGAAATTGTAGCACTAAGCAGTGATGTTGAAAATTCTAATTTTGTAAATTCTGTAGAGAGTGGAAAAGCGTGTGAATTTAGAGCTGAAATTTTAAGAAATATTTTAGAACTGCCTTTTTTAGCAGAAAGAGCTTTAATAACTCTTTTCTCAGAATATAGTATTTTGAGTAAAGATAATTTTAAAGATCTTGTTTTTAAGTTTTCATTAAATAAGGATTATATAAATAAAATTTTTTTTTCCAAAGAAGGCAAAGAATTTTTTTAA
- the tmk gene encoding dTMP kinase, with protein sequence MIKILKNFYCIEGIDGSGKTSITNKLKALCNNESGYYFTKEPSSGIIGELIREQLMNFENPLKESTFAYLYAADRHDHLYKKGGILEILNTKSTKIITDRYLFSSIAYQGKLGYELNKNFPLPEKVFFIKTDPNIAYARIQKNRTQSDLFELEKYKTFEQLALKYLKIFKKLEKKINVIYIDNSIKDNLDKNAKKIFNLIKF encoded by the coding sequence GTGATTAAAATATTGAAAAACTTTTATTGCATAGAAGGAATTGATGGAAGCGGCAAAACAAGCATTACCAATAAATTAAAAGCTCTTTGCAACAATGAATCAGGATATTATTTTACAAAAGAACCATCAAGCGGAATAATCGGAGAGCTAATAAGAGAACAATTAATGAATTTTGAAAATCCTTTAAAAGAATCAACATTTGCATATCTTTATGCTGCAGATCGACACGATCATTTGTATAAAAAAGGTGGAATACTAGAAATTTTAAACACAAAATCCACAAAAATAATAACTGATCGCTATTTATTCTCATCAATTGCCTATCAAGGAAAATTGGGATATGAATTAAATAAAAATTTTCCATTACCCGAAAAAGTATTCTTTATTAAAACAGACCCAAACATAGCTTATGCAAGAATACAAAAAAATAGAACACAAAGTGATCTTTTTGAACTTGAAAAATATAAAACTTTTGAACAGCTTGCTTTAAAATATTTAAAAATATTTAAAAAATTAGAAAAAAAAATTAATGTGATTTACATTGACAATTCAATAAAAGATAATTTAGATAAAAACGCAAAAAAAATTTTTAATCTAATAAAATTCTAA
- a CDS encoding translocation/assembly module TamB domain-containing protein codes for MKLLFLRNKAFLLLILPFIIFVLVIFSINLFVQVQIYSARFFAIKYLESKFGFKIKYDKISPYFLSSIKIDGLELSLDGKDKILIDVVRVDLNLFKLILGDENIILNVYVKGSNFNFDINDFSLSDDLNPSNASSDNENVILNKVLNYLYRLNINLENININIRLNNDSWLNFEVKNFSLNTVDEDFLFSSVVDFSAGKNLKVNLTSEKVDDGILDSTFYFEGKFKKGFEDGYVNFSFFEFKTSYFSLLEQGFQINYSKGNLKIFNLRRENFDFNLSYDKANGFVRLDALFFNVNILDWIKLNKGFEIYKDYFDISLNGQLAFSYDFKDKDLRYAGIIDSSLNVDAIGKEVQGLQLEIKGDDRIVSIKNAFLKLKRGVVNYKGYYSLKDLLPIGRLNFKSAKILNFNDLNGYLDFNKDKDIFSVKSDNFSLGNLSFQDLSLKTYFLKDKIFVDYLIYLENKNSQISLKGDLNNEEFSLSLGIKEFPLLFLKEVIPSSHLINFFPKALFSGKYLNLVSDFNLNNFDYHKNKLKKFNFMIFSKLDNFKFVFDASGEKKFYKSNNFDLQYDDHNLNSNLFVELFESGFNISVNFFYLNKAYPLHFNVNLKDKFIVAESPLGIKLDFNYFDSKIVYALNVNDFRVYNKASDLLININFHGNYLGPNEDLKFKIDKFNIIKASKIPAYNFNFGFKSLYEHDKLYISDVKLVNKLSNLQGYGQFNLKDNFNGSLNLFSSLNSERYFLGVNSDEYGSYFLLKFQDLDFNNFSSLSLLEGKVNGNFLLNFKKNDLQNYSLSGYLEADKLILLGIPVQLSMNLGLLDNKLNIYDIKAKRNKKKFLTGSLRYDLSSSIGVSNIVFNSDLFSYKFNANFRNFQSRDEEQFGVLKTKTEGEFFFRDIKYKNELLSNLTIEFSNDFEKFNMASIDYDLINVLYNYGSGEYSFILKDYLPLSFNSSGKIIKNKILGNVRDIKFDSKIITKDFLDSPFLFNVDNHFILYDLVLNGEFDLDGDLYNPNINGNLNIQKGSISTEYLRASRKFGGDRALEIFDMPIEIQDNKIIFSNEFNLDLYSKIFVSTSLNLNFLSDTIIDYYKIDINVTGRTGVPIKFDKIAVSFTGYALGNFSIEGNADEIMFKGILNISNAWVYSLESSVVDLLINPFKRAKRLQTADINLLDFDILTDLEINFDSGVTFHWPDSNISFLQATISRGDKLVIKSDTKTDDFIIKGDLNIASGFVNYNNKKFIFKSGSYISFNESRIKFDPWIKAEATNTIKDRNDKLLVTISIDSPLSLWKIEFMSYPSRNEQEIKYLLSGSTIEGIEGGLRSAGTNAAEMAIGIVSDIALDFLIQPIEDYMRSILNLDLLSIKTDILKNSINSNFFKIGNPTFVDVLDNTSVKVGKYLVEGVFISGGFGFLKEQMTPFSKDLNFVINLGIEFDSPFFLVNYEFDYNFMKKGLDGIGNNIGISWKFKY; via the coding sequence ATGAAGTTGTTGTTTTTGAGAAATAAGGCATTTTTATTGTTGATTTTACCATTTATTATTTTTGTTTTAGTAATTTTTTCCATTAATCTATTTGTTCAAGTTCAAATTTATTCTGCAAGATTTTTTGCTATAAAATATCTTGAGTCAAAATTTGGCTTTAAGATTAAATATGATAAAATTTCACCATATTTCTTATCATCAATCAAGATAGACGGTTTAGAGTTAAGCTTGGATGGAAAAGATAAAATATTAATAGATGTTGTTAGAGTAGATTTAAATTTGTTTAAATTAATTTTAGGTGATGAAAATATTATTTTAAATGTTTATGTCAAAGGGAGTAATTTTAATTTTGATATAAACGACTTTAGTTTATCTGACGATTTAAATCCTAGCAATGCTTCTTCTGACAATGAAAATGTAATTTTAAATAAAGTTTTAAACTATCTTTATAGGTTAAATATTAATTTAGAAAATATTAATATTAATATTAGACTTAATAATGATAGTTGGTTGAATTTTGAAGTTAAAAATTTTTCTTTAAATACCGTAGATGAAGATTTTTTATTTAGCTCTGTAGTTGATTTTAGTGCTGGTAAAAATTTAAAAGTTAATTTAACTTCTGAAAAAGTTGATGATGGAATTTTAGATTCAACTTTCTATTTTGAGGGTAAATTCAAAAAAGGCTTTGAGGATGGCTATGTTAATTTTAGTTTTTTTGAATTTAAAACAAGTTATTTTTCTTTACTTGAGCAAGGGTTCCAAATAAATTATTCAAAAGGAAATTTAAAAATTTTTAATTTACGAAGAGAGAATTTTGATTTTAATTTAAGTTATGACAAGGCCAATGGTTTTGTTCGACTAGATGCTTTATTTTTCAATGTTAATATTTTAGATTGGATTAAACTAAACAAAGGTTTTGAAATTTATAAAGATTATTTTGATATAAGTTTAAATGGGCAATTGGCATTTTCTTATGATTTTAAGGACAAAGATTTAAGATATGCAGGAATAATAGATTCGTCTTTAAATGTAGATGCCATAGGTAAAGAAGTTCAAGGTTTGCAGCTTGAAATCAAGGGGGATGATAGAATTGTAAGCATTAAGAATGCTTTTTTAAAGCTTAAAAGGGGGGTTGTAAATTATAAAGGTTATTATTCTTTGAAAGATTTGCTTCCAATAGGACGTCTTAACTTTAAGTCTGCAAAAATTTTAAACTTTAACGATCTAAATGGATATTTGGATTTTAATAAAGATAAAGATATTTTTTCGGTTAAGTCTGATAATTTTAGTCTTGGAAATCTTAGTTTTCAAGATTTAAGTTTAAAAACCTATTTTTTAAAGGACAAAATTTTTGTTGACTATTTAATTTATTTAGAAAATAAAAACTCTCAAATTTCTTTAAAAGGAGATCTTAATAATGAAGAATTTTCTTTAAGTTTAGGTATTAAAGAATTTCCTTTGCTTTTTTTAAAAGAAGTTATTCCTAGTTCTCACTTGATAAATTTTTTCCCCAAGGCGTTATTTTCAGGTAAATATTTAAATTTGGTTTCTGATTTTAATTTAAATAACTTTGATTATCATAAAAATAAATTAAAAAAATTCAATTTCATGATATTTTCAAAGTTAGACAATTTCAAATTTGTGTTTGATGCTAGTGGAGAAAAAAAGTTTTACAAATCAAATAATTTTGATTTGCAGTACGATGATCACAATTTGAATTCCAACTTGTTTGTTGAGTTATTTGAGAGTGGGTTTAATATCAGCGTGAATTTTTTTTATTTAAACAAAGCTTATCCTTTGCATTTTAATGTTAATCTTAAAGATAAGTTTATTGTTGCCGAATCTCCTCTTGGTATTAAATTAGATTTTAATTATTTTGATTCTAAAATAGTTTATGCCCTTAATGTTAATGATTTTAGAGTTTATAATAAAGCTTCTGATCTTTTAATAAATATAAATTTTCATGGGAACTATTTAGGCCCTAATGAAGATTTGAAATTTAAAATAGATAAGTTTAATATAATAAAAGCTTCTAAAATACCTGCCTATAATTTTAATTTTGGTTTTAAGAGTTTATATGAACATGATAAATTGTACATTTCTGATGTTAAACTTGTAAACAAACTTTCAAATTTGCAAGGATATGGACAATTCAATTTGAAAGATAATTTTAATGGAAGTTTAAATTTATTTTCTAGCTTAAATTCAGAACGATATTTTTTAGGGGTTAATTCCGATGAATATGGAAGTTATTTTTTGCTTAAATTTCAAGACTTAGATTTTAATAATTTTAGTTCTTTATCCCTTTTAGAAGGAAAGGTTAATGGTAATTTTTTGCTAAATTTTAAAAAGAATGATCTTCAAAATTATTCTTTGAGTGGATATCTTGAGGCGGATAAATTAATTTTATTGGGCATTCCTGTTCAGCTTTCTATGAATTTAGGATTATTGGACAATAAACTTAACATATATGACATAAAAGCCAAGCGCAATAAAAAAAAATTTCTTACTGGAAGCTTAAGATATGATTTAAGCAGTTCCATAGGCGTATCTAATATAGTTTTTAATAGCGACTTGTTTTCTTACAAATTTAATGCAAATTTTAGAAACTTCCAGAGTAGAGATGAAGAGCAATTTGGAGTTTTGAAAACCAAAACAGAGGGCGAATTTTTCTTTAGAGATATTAAATATAAAAATGAACTTTTATCCAATCTTACGATTGAATTTAGTAATGATTTTGAAAAATTCAATATGGCTTCAATTGATTATGATCTTATTAATGTTTTATACAATTATGGCAGTGGAGAATATAGCTTTATTTTAAAAGATTATTTGCCTCTTAGTTTTAATTCTTCAGGTAAAATAATTAAAAATAAAATTCTTGGAAATGTCAGAGATATTAAATTTGATTCAAAAATAATCACCAAAGATTTTTTGGATTCCCCTTTTTTATTTAATGTTGACAATCATTTTATTCTTTACGATCTTGTTTTAAATGGCGAATTTGATCTTGATGGGGATTTGTATAATCCTAATATTAATGGAAATTTAAATATTCAAAAAGGATCAATTAGTACTGAGTATTTAAGAGCTTCTAGAAAATTTGGTGGTGATAGAGCTTTAGAAATATTTGATATGCCAATTGAAATTCAGGATAATAAAATTATTTTTAGTAATGAGTTTAACCTAGATCTATATTCTAAGATTTTTGTTTCTACTAGTTTAAATTTAAATTTTTTAAGTGATACTATTATTGATTATTACAAAATAGATATTAATGTAACCGGTAGAACGGGAGTTCCTATTAAATTTGACAAAATTGCCGTAAGCTTTACAGGCTATGCTTTAGGCAATTTTTCAATTGAAGGAAATGCTGATGAAATTATGTTTAAAGGCATTTTAAATATTTCAAATGCTTGGGTTTATTCTCTTGAAAGTTCTGTTGTTGATTTGTTAATAAATCCTTTCAAGCGAGCAAAAAGACTTCAAACAGCTGATATTAATCTTTTAGATTTTGATATTTTAACTGATCTTGAAATAAATTTTGACAGCGGTGTTACTTTTCATTGGCCAGATAGTAATATTTCTTTTTTACAGGCTACTATTTCAAGAGGAGATAAACTTGTAATAAAATCTGATACAAAAACAGATGATTTTATTATTAAAGGGGATTTGAATATTGCAAGTGGTTTTGTTAATTATAATAATAAAAAATTTATTTTTAAAAGTGGCTCTTATATATCCTTTAATGAGAGTAGAATTAAATTTGATCCATGGATAAAAGCAGAAGCTACAAATACTATTAAGGATAGAAATGATAAACTGCTTGTTACAATAAGTATTGATAGTCCTTTAAGTTTATGGAAAATTGAGTTTATGTCTTATCCTTCTAGAAATGAGCAAGAGATTAAATACTTGTTATCAGGTTCAACAATAGAGGGTATTGAGGGAGGATTGCGATCGGCAGGGACCAATGCTGCTGAAATGGCAATTGGGATAGTAAGTGACATTGCTCTTGATTTTTTAATTCAACCCATTGAAGATTATATGCGTTCTATATTAAACTTAGACTTGTTGAGTATAAAGACAGATATATTGAAGAATTCTATTAATAGTAATTTTTTCAAAATCGGGAATCCTACTTTTGTTGATGTTCTTGACAATACAAGTGTTAAGGTAGGCAAATATCTTGTTGAGGGTGTTTTTATTAGTGGGGGTTTTGGTTTTTTGAAAGAACAAATGACTCCTTTTTCAAAAGATTTAAATTTTGTTATTAATTTGGGTATTGAGTTTGATTCTCCATTTTTTTTGGTTAATTATGAATTTGATTACAATTTTATGAAAAAAGGTTTAGATGGAATAGGAAATAACATAGGTATTTCTTGGAAATTTAAATATTAA